The genomic segment cccagaacgtcatgacaaattctttcagccgcatctcatctctatagatagagtttgttacacagacacgttagatttctcataattggggtcatatatcaaactggtgcaaagtacatagctcatagccaccaatcagattccacctttcattttccaaaagagctgtcaaaaatgaaaggtggaatctgttgctatgggtaactaacccatttctactttaccccagtttgataaattaccccaaaggtccctatagtgtctacagcaattataatgtcccctagagtgccccagtattaataacaccctatattgtgctccaggtaataatgcctttatagtgtccccaaaaataatgtgccCTAGCAGcaatgcccccacactgcccccatatagaaatttcctccacactgcccccatatagtaatttctcccacactgcccccatatagtaatttcccccacactgcccccatatagtaatttcccccacactgccccatatagtaatttcccccacattgcccccatatagtaatttcccccacattgcccccatatagtaatttccccacattgcccccatatagtaatttcccccacactgccccatatagtaatttcccccacactgccccatatagtaatttcccccacactgccccatatagtaatttcccccacactgcccccatatagtaatttcccccacactgccccgatatagtaatttcccccccactgctccatacagtaatttcttccacactgcctcccatgtagtaatttccctcacactacccccattaagtaatttgcccccacactgcccttcattaagtaatttgcccccacacttccgttcattaagtaatttgcccccacactcctcttcattaagtaatttgcccccacactgcccctaattaagcaatttgcccccacactggccccaattcagtaatttgcccccatggaAACATTTGCCCTGCCCCTGtagtaatatgtcctcctctgccccccaaagttggcacacacaaaaaaataaaagaaataaataaaggctaatacttacctgtgtccggaaTGGTGAGGCAGGCGCGCGTACATAAAAGCCCTGCGTGCGCCCATATATAGgcgcgcaatgacatcatcacgcacgccACACGATGACGTAACCATGCACACCGGGCTTTTACCACCACATAGGCCTAAGGCCTACTAGgcttgaagcctatggcggtgataggcagCGGGGCAGGGaccctattataatccgccactgatgCTTGTACATGGTTTGAATCCTGTTTACTGTCTCTTCCGAAGTCTTTGGGTGGCCTGCACTTTTTCCATGACAAGCAATCACTGGTTTTGAATTGCTTCACCCAACGTGAAATGCAGTTTCTATGCGGAGCATATTTACCACATTTCATAAATCAAATTAGGTAAACCAGTCTGTTAAAATAAAGTTGCCAAAAATGTTTAACAAAATTATTACAACATTTACTTTCATAATACATAACAACACTTCAGGTATGCCATTctgtgaaaaatttaattttttaaattaattttttaacattttttttttagaaaaaattggCCAGTTGGACTGCTGTATCACCCGGCACTGGAGAGAAATATTCCCACAAAGAAGATACccacaccaccaccgccaccagcAATATTTCTGCTACTGTCACTACTACCAACACAGCTTGCTTTAGGTCTGacagcttttgagcctataccaaCAGCAACAGTTGGTACAGGACATCTCCTAATCCCAAGCAACAGTTTTATAGAAACAAATGGTCAGTTGGACAGAATCCACAAGAAGGTAACAGTGAGTGAAACACGTCAGGTCAGGTACACTAGTCTGTAATATATGTACATTTTAGAATTATATTTCCcaaactttttttaaacaaaatgcaCAGTTGCAGAGCCCACTACAATTTAACAGTGTGCGATGTACGACACATTAGGTATACTAGTAATAGATGGAATTTCTGTAATTACATTTTAAggtatttttgaaaagaaaatgtGAGTGATGCACATGTCAGGTCTGGTACAGTACTCTATGATAGGTGGAATTTTTGCAATTACATTTGCAACACAAAGTGGTTTTCAAAGCtactgatattgaagacctatcttcaggaaaggtcatcaatatctgatcaatgtgggtccaacactgatAAGCTGTTCCCTGCTGCCTCCAGCGCTGGAACTAGAAATTCAATGAAAATGGAATTACAGCTCTGTGCAAAGTGTATGTCacaggtgaagttgcagatagctggaacttataaataaacgaccgactggcttgatcccaaactaaggagcatataggtgagccctttaaaaccctaagagctctccctgactgctatgcacatgcaagggtctcaatggtagacgattgcatgcccacgttcctaagactgtgtgacacctgaaaaccctataatagtgaggggacacgaccatcggctccctgcacttgatacggacggagtcagggtcacctagaatcaagccagcaaggaaacacaataaaggaaaagacttatctgagcaagcagcagcagcctccagcagttaacacttcatccaggaagtagtataaactgcaaagtgaggcagtatgggagggaatataaaggaagacaattagtctaaataagtgacacctggcagaaggaaaggagatgacaaagtgaaaccaaaacaaagaacgtcatacaagaggtagagaagaacgtctgtcagaccttctcacagaactggcggtgacagtgtaGTGGACATACcgagttactgcagctcagctcctatttACTTCAGTGGGAGCTTAGCTGCATTAACCCAGCActgagctgtgcttcctgttccattcaaagtgctagttccagcACCATAGGCTGTagggaacagctgatcatgggggtaAGGGGTATTgaaccctcaccaatctgatattaatgacctatcctgaggataggtcaccaaggaACCTGGACACCTCCTTTAATAGAAATAGTGTGCAATTGGACAGAGTCTGCAAAAATATACGTTGACTGTAGTGCAGAAAAATACATCTGGTCAGGTTTGGTACACTTGTAAATTGAAGAAACTTTGCAACAATTTTCTTTAAGAAAAATACGTAGCTAGACAGAGTCTGTATCAACAATATAACCACTGACTGTGACAAATCCAGTTACTGTATGGGATCCCTCGACTCTCCAGTTCAAGTATGGAGGGCTCATAAGTGAGCACTTCAATCCTGCTTTGCTGTGGAGCGACAcaccccaactgctggtgtgatgatctggaagACATAGCATACGACATTTTGTCACCTCTAGTAGTGAtacaagggacactaacagctcacccacacacagcaagagtaTACCCAGGAATGTCTCCGCCAGATTTTAATACTTCCTTGGCATTGCCAATCGAGCATTTATTGGACCAGCTGAGACACCAGCTTCAGTAACCTACCAACATGCAGGATCTAtgggcaaatgtgctgcaggatacaGTACGGAATTTGTGTGCCTCCATACCCAatggtatctcatcttgtatccaggctagaggtgccCAACAGAGTCCTAGAGGCTCCTTTCAATTATACAGTTTTGCCCAACACTGGAACTGGAACAGTCCAAATATATAGCAAAGATTTCTTGGACAAATTTTCTAATAACTGATTTGAATTTCCCCCTATATTAGTGGTTCTGTATACTGGGTATCCTTTCTCTGTAAACTGTCCATTTTCACTGAGTACTCACATTGACTGCGATCTTCGCTAGGGTCTCTGGTATAAGTCCGGCTTTCCCTTTTTGATGCCACTTCTGTGACATGCTCTTCTCTGCCTGCAAAGCGGCTCTTGTGGCAGACTGTCTCTCTCTCACAGAGGCCAAACTACTGCACCACACATCACAAGCACAGGTATCCCCAGAAACTACTGCAGACACATGTGCCTGACCAAAAACAGCTCTCCTCGTCCTCTGAGTTCAGGACCTGCATACTGTATCCAGGTCATCTAACCACAGATCCGTCAACAGTTTCAACTTACATCTGtaaataaagtaaataataactcacaaccttaaccccccccccacaccccgccgtacatgcacggtgcTGGTGGACatcacttaaggaccagcgccgtacatgtacagcgggctGATCggacgggtgcaggagctgcgcccacccaatcagcggcacggacccggcagtcactgacagccgggcccctgcttcaTACGCCGGCATCTGTAAAGACAGGCAGTTTGCAAAGGGTTTGCagagggtacgggtgccctccgcatctccattgggtccccgcgctgcactGCCCTTCCATAGGCATTGGGGCTCGCCTTCAACGAAAGCCTGTGAGaaccagcccttaggctgggtctcacaggcaggctgtcagcatataagctgacatgcaatgtactacaatacaggatgtattgtaatacattgcagaggggatcagaagtTGAAGTcaaagagtgggacaaaaataaaaagtagttaaaaaaaagtgtttttcataaaaaaataaaattcaagtaaaaaataaaaatgtaatttaatttcccaaaataaaacacagaaaattgtaaaaaaaaagaattggaaaaaaaaaagaaaacgaggCATATTGGGTATTGACGcattcgtaatgaccggctctataaaaatatcacatgatccacccctcacctgaacgctgtagaaaaaatgtaataaaaactgtactaaaacattacattttttgtcaccttacatcacaaaaagtgcaacaccaagtgattaaaaaggcgtatgccacccaaaatagtaccaatcaaacgtcacctcatcctgcaaaaaaagagcccctacataaaacaatcaggaaaaaaataaaaaaaactatggctctcagaatatggagacaataaaacatgattttttttgtttgaaaaatgctTTTAGTgtgttaaaagggaaaaaaaaagttaacatattaggtatcgccgtgtgcgTTATTACcaggtatataaaaatatcacatgacctaacccctcaagtgaacaccgtaaataatagaaagccattttttgccaccttacatcacaaaaagtttaataccaagtgatcgtacacaccctaaaataatacccattaaaccgtcatctcatcccgcaaaaaatgagaccctacctaagacaatcgccgaaaaaaaaactatggctctcagaatatgtagacagtaaaacatgatttttttggtttcaaaaatgcttttattgtgtaaaacttacaataatacaatacaaaacaaGTACAATAAAACAAGTAAAATAAAAGTACAATATAAAACAAGTCATGCCTTCCATGAGAAGATGTAtagtattaggctacattcacatgaccatatgtgttttgcagtctgcaaattgtggatccgcaaaatacggatgcagaccgcacatggccggcgctatatagaaatgcctattcttgtccacgattgcggacaagtataggacatgctctatatttttgcggggctgccgaatgaaacaacggatgcggacatcttttgcggccccattgaaatgaatggccccGCACCTgttacgcaaaattgcggaacggatgcagacccattcgtacggtcgtgtgaatagaccctaatgtAGAGGTCTGATTACCACCATTGAAGACTAGCCTGTTATACCTCTTCTCTGGGTTCCTGCCtccctccagacagacagatggagtcacatgcaccactgcagccaataactgttcCCAGCAGTGACGTGTCCCCAAGTGGAACATGATCCAGCTTTGATGTGCCGGTTGAGGACAAGTCACCACTGAGGTCAGTCATTGACTGCTGCAGCTCACGTGACACCATTTATCAGAAAACCATTTAAGGGAGCTAGTTTACCTGATATGAGCAGCAGGAagcaggtgagtataattttttaacaggtacaacaggctgagGTTGACAGTTAAACAAGTCCTCaaagctggaaaacccctttaaggtttgatCAACATCTTTTAGTGTCACCATCACAATTTTCCTCTGTATTCTGTTGCCTATTCTGTTGTCTTGGAAAGGTCGCTGACCTCTTAATATTGAGCTTGATAAATGCAACACTTGGTGAAGTGTCCACTTCTTTATTGAAACCTTGAAGGCAATGAATTATACTGACAGAAGCTTGTTTCAGTTTGGGGCTTCCTAAAATAAGGACAATAGACTGAGCAGGAGAATAACTGTAAATGATCACCAAACAAACACATATTGCTGGACTACTTGGTGGAAACATTTCAGTAAACAATAGTAGTTCCGATATATAGAAACAAACATAGATGAAAAGAAGGCAACTTATTGTCCTCGCTGCCCGTACTTGACCTTCTGTTCGGGCATTAAGATCTCCTTTAGCATTCCTGACTGCCTTTTTAGTGTGAGCTACAAGAGACTTGATAATCAAACCATTGGCAATTCCGGCTAAGACTAGTGGCAGAGAACAACTAATGAGGTTACTGATGATCAGATACTCTACAGTCAAGTGAGGAGAAAAGGCTTCCATAGTCTGATTACTTGTCATGTTGAATCGTTGATCATACATGATTGTGTTCCAGATCACAGGTATACAAGTTGCCAGTGATATAAGAACTGAAGTAATAAGAAGCTGTGGAATAAACTGGAAAACCGCAAACTTGAGCCTCACAAGGAATGGATGAGTGAAGATGACAATCTGGAAACAGTAGCTGATAGATAGACATGCAGTTAACCAGAAACTGGTAAACACTGGGAAATTGATAATAGCTGAGAATAGAATATAAACCATTTCAGAGAAGTAAAAATCACTATCAAGGAAGCTGAGAAAATCATTGATGATCATTATGAACTGAAATAAGACATTGAATAAGCCCATCATTAGCAAGATCTGATCTGATGGACTGAGAACTTTACCCTTGATTTTGTCTGTGATATTGACGGCAATGATAATTGAATTGCCAATTGACCCTATGACAGTGGTGATTCCCAAAATAGTCATAGAAATTAGCAGAAATGTAGGAAGCATTAGAAGGGTTCTCTACTTGAACATCATATAAATGGTGGCAAACAAGCAGAAATGATGCAAAGGCCTACAATATACAACCGAAGAATACAGTATTTTCTGATCTCTATGTAAGCTGTAAGCCCTTTCTATTGATCTTTAGGGCA from the Bufo bufo chromosome 2, aBufBuf1.1, whole genome shotgun sequence genome contains:
- the LOC120990822 gene encoding taste receptor type 2 member 40-like, whose translation is MLPTFLLISMTILGITTVIGSIGNSIIIAVNITDKIKGKVLSPSDQILLMMGLFNVLFQFIMIINDFLSFLDSDFYFSEMVYILFSAIINFPVFTSFWLTACLSISYCFQIVIFTHPFLVRLKFAVFQFIPQLLITSVLISLATCIPVIWNTIMYDQRFNMTSNQTMEAFSPHLTVEYLIISNLISCSLPLVLAGIANGLIIKSLVAHTKKAVRNAKGDLNARTEGQVRAARTISCLLFIYVCFYISELLLFTEMFPPSSPAICVCLVIIYSYSPAQSIVLILGSPKLKQASVSIIHCLQGFNKEVDTSPSVAFIKLNIKRSATFPRQQNRQQNTEENCDGDTKRC